The genomic segment GGGTGCTCATCCCTTCACAGTCCCTCCCCTGGGGCCTCCCCTTCCcgggatttttttattttgggagttccagATATATTACAGAGATATGATACACACAACCTACTTTCATTATCCATGATGATATTAAGGTATAAGAGGCCATACACTCAGTGGTTATGAACAGGGGCCCTGAAATCCGATTGCCCAGGTTTCAATTTTGGCTCCAATCCTTGCTATAGTAACAACCTGAAGCAAGTTGCTtcatctttctttgcttcttgtCTGTAAAAATGGGGATGATAGTATCTACTTTGTCCTGAGAGaactaaatgagttaatatgtgtaaGTGGCTTACACAAGAACTGGGCATACATTTTCCAGTTTAGTTCGGTCAATATCAGCTATCGTTactcagaaagaaaatgtataactGAAATCCACTGTCTATGCCTCaacttattaaaatgtttatttgggtAATCattggtatttaaaaaaacaaaacaaaacaaagtagctccttacttgcttattttttgagttaaattacatattttcttgTTGTTCCTGTGCCTTACAAGGGTCAGGCagcacgcaaaaaaaaaaaaaaaaaaaaaaaaaaaaaaaaagcctgcttgTTAAAGGAAAGGTGGCAAGAATTTCTGGTTAATATTTTACTACTTAAGAGCAATCAATCTATCAATCTGGAAAAGTTAATTTAAATCCTTACACTACCTCACAGGCACGAGTGGAAACATGAATGTTTCTTAAGCATAAACTAGAGGGGTCCCTGGAACAAAGCCTTCAGGGGCAAAGAAGTATCTCAGAAAGAATGCCATCAGCACTGTCCAAAGCTAAAACCCCAAACACGAAGAAGCAAACTGGGAAAGCACAGGGCTCTGGATGCTGCCTTCTCCctcatccctccttcccccaaaccAACAGGCTTCCAGCCTCTCACATCGGGGTGGCTAGATATGGAAAGCGAGCAGGCACTCTGGGACTGGGGAAACTCCTGACTTTTGAGGAGCTTTCGTAGGTCGGATTTCTCCTCCAGACGGGTCTGCAGATTCAGGAACTCGCGGTAGCGGCGGTTCACGGTGTGGTAGGCCAACTGCTGCAGGCCGCTGCTGCTCTCGCCTTCAAGGGCCGTCTCATACTGTTGAGTGAACAAACGTGTTTATGGATCAGCTTGCTGGCCACACAGTAAGAGCAGAGTCGGGGTAAAGGGAGCAAGATGTTCTTACTCTGTTCCTGAACTGATCAGAGGTGACAGCTGCTCCAAGCTGTACTGAGGAACTCCAACTCCAAGGGGGCTGAATTATGGCGTGAGATGCATTTcccccatccctccttcccccaaaccAACAGGCTTCCAGCCTCTCACATCGGGGTGGCTAGATATGGAAAGCAAGCAGGCACTCTGGGGCTGGGGAAACTCCAGAGTGGCCCAGGAAGCGGGAAATGAACTGTACTGCTCCTCACTCCTCCTTCCACCCCAAAGCTCTCCCTGCAAACACTCTCTTTACTTAACGACTATTATTTCAAATCCCAAAGATAGAGGATAAAACTGAGGGTACACCACTGATAAAAACGATACCAGCTCTTTTACCCCCAAATTATGGGGCTGGATGTTATAAGGGGATAACCGTTGTGCCATGACACTTAACCAGTGATTATTTATCTTAGTTGGAAGAAGCATAAATAATCCCAAACAGCTGATGAACTGAAATCATTTGTTTGCCTGGAAATGCGTTAAAGGaacatgtgtttttgtttggctttgggCAGATTCATTATTGCTCTTGGGGCTACACTGAACTTTTGTTCCTAAGTACAGATCATCTGTATGATGAGAAGTCATGTGAAGACTGGAAATGTTTTAACGGGTCAGTGTTTGCTGTCTTCATATGCTTGGAGGGCCAGTATGTGGGAAAGACAACTGGTTCCCATATGTTTCTCAGAGCAAATACCCTAAACAGCACGAAAGCTGCAACTTCAGACCTCCAGGGGAAGGCTTTTTGACAGAGCAGTGAAAATATAATAGATATTGTGGAAGAACAACACGTGTGCTTGTTCTCATTAGGAGTAGGTTTGGTTAAGGTATCACCATGTGGGCAGGTGATGGAGCAAAGAAGCTCTTATTGGTGGGACTTGAGCTGCTGTTTAATTTGTTCTAGAGGCAGAGAGGAAGGTGTTCATTATGAGCTGAAATGAGCAAAGTAGTCCCTCAGCCCAAGACTGAGAAGGAACGGCCCAGATAAGAGGTGCAGGTGGAATTCAGGTTAGGACTCTCAAACGTGGAGCCCCTAGGAGCTAGGGTACCATCTATGGAATATTTAGCTCCTGGAGGGACACGATTTGATACTATACACTCCCAAATTTGGCTGCGCCTCAAAATCACTTGGGCTGCAGAATTTGCTATCAGAATACGGACTCTGATAGGCTCTGATGGACTGGGAATGAGAATTTCCAAGAATGGGTCCCAGggttctatatttttaaaaaagacaactgTCCAGGAGACTTGCAGCCAGCCTATCCTAAAACCAGTTTTAAGGAGCTGCTGTCCTACCAAACCAGCCACCTGATACATGGACCCCCTTCATATCATCTCTGCCAAGTAGCCCCTACCACTGGGCTTAAACACCTCCAGAAATGAGGCACTTGCTACCTTTTGAAGTATATGGAGATAAATGACCTTCCTTCCTAAAACAAAGTATGAAAGATACCAGtactgaaaaacagaaagaaattagcAGGGAAGAAATCTGGGAAGAATCTCTGGACAGGAAGACTGAATCCATTGGGAACCAGTGAGAAACATGGCCCTCAGTATCCTGATGGCCCTGGGATTCTAGGACTGCTTGGGAGGATATCAGATAGACACCTACTCTCTTACAAGGGAGCTGACCGTTCACACACAGCCACTTGTTCAATTAACCACGGCAAACTGAGTAAAAGCAGCCTCTCTCCCTTAACACACGAGCTTCACTGACAGCCCTCCAAACCCATGCCCAGACCAGAGTGGGTGATGACAGTTCGAACCCTGTTACCTTCACCGTGTAGAGCGTGTATGGGTGGAATCCGGTGCCACTGTGCTCTCGAGCAGTAATGGTGCCGGTGATACGAAGGTTCTGGATGACAACAGGGCCATCTGGACTGCTCAGGGGCTCAAAGCTGAAGGTGGCCGCGCTGAGGGGACCAGGTGGAGAGGAGGAAAGCAGAACCTGAGGCAGACTAGGATCGAGGGCGCTCACGCCATTGGTGAGTTCTTTCTCTAAGCACGGAGGTCGTGGCGGGCATGTCCTTTCTGGACTGGCCAGCAAAGTTGCAAGAGAGGTGACATCTCCTTGTTCTACCTCTTTGTCTGCTGTGTCAATGTGGATCTCTGGGCAGGTATTGAGCATGGAGACAAGCAGGCccgaatctgtttctgttcctgGGCCCTCCTCAGCTTCTGCTTCTTCGACTCCTTCGGATCCCTCAGCATCCTTAGCCTCTAGGGAGTGGGAACCTCCTAGGACACACAAGACATTCGGGATCTTGTCAGAGAGGAAGTTGCCTGGGGTCATGAGCATGATGGTTTCTTTGCCCAGTTCAGACAGCGGAGACTCCAGCTCTGCGTCTTCAGACAGGAACAGAGGGCCTGTAATACCTGGTTGTAGGAAATGAGAAGGGTTGTTTCCTACTCTTCTTTCTTCTAGCACTACCCCCAGGTCTCCCTCTAGTGCTTCACGGCCTTCTTCAACTTCTGGGGACAGGTGTGATGGTCCATCTGGCTCACTGCAGTCCAGGAGCACTGGGACTGCTGCTGGAGAGGGGGCTCTCACTTTTGGTAGACTTTGCACCTCAACAATCAGGGGCAGAGATGTGGGCACTGAGGGCTGTTCCAGGGTACTGGCTTGGCAGAGGGGTTTCATTGTTCCAGCTGGATTATTTCTGGCCTTGGAAAAGATGCCCACGAGTACAAGGTGAATCCAGTCAGGATCTGAGAGCTTGCTGATCAACGGTAAGATCACATTGCAAGTGATGAGTTCCACCACTACATGGCGGCCAGTCCGGGTCTCCAAGTGGGGCTTTGGCACTAGCCCTTTAAGCAACAGGTCCACAATTTCACGTGTATAGGTGACTTCAGTACTGGGGCTCTGGACTGCAGGATGTGGGGCAGTGGTCCGGCAATAGGCCTCCCAAAGCTGGGAGGGCTCAACTGTGCCACTCTGCTTCCCTGcagtggcctcctttgcctgaaTATAGCTCTGCAGGTGGCAACCGCAAAGCGTCAGAACCCTCTGGGCGAGAGCATGGCGGTCCACCATGGCCATCCGCCTCCGCAGCTCCTGCACCAAACCCCTCATGGctgcctccatctcctcctcaAAGGCCGGCTCCTGGCTCACTGTGCGGTACCAGGACGACACAAAATCCCGCATGATCAGGCGGATGGTGCGGTCGATCTCCTGCTCCAGCTGCCTCTCGGCCTCGGGGTTTGGGGGGCAGATGGCCAACGGGATAAAGCGTTCCAGGTGCAGCCGACCTGAAGCCCCCACGATGGCGTCGGAGCCCAGCCATCCTCCCAGCACCAAAAGCAACGCAGACAGAAGGCACAAAAGCCACACGTTGACCAGGAGGTGGATGACCAGGAGCCAGCCTAGCACGGCCCCCACGGCCAACAGCTTACGGCTACTAAACAGGTGACCGAGGCTGCAGCTGGGTTCGGCAGCGGGCTCCTGAGAGAGAGCTGCGGCCTCTGCCTCCATGGCGCACCGGAGGGGGCTCCCCGGGCGAccaccctccttctcctcttcggAGTCGGGGGCCCGGCGCCGTCTGCGGCGCGGGCACGAGATTCAGGCACTGGCCAGGCTCCAGCCGGGCTGCCGGCCCAGACGTTCTACAGGCAGCGCCCGGTGATTGCGGCGGCTCGACAGCTCGGCCCAGCTGCAGCCCCCTCCGACCGGGGCGCTGCACAGGAGAAAAAGCCTGTGGACTTCATGGTGCCCGATCGGTGTGCGGCGCGCGGCCACAGAGGGGGGCAGGGTCGTCGGCCCACTGAGCACTTACCAACGCCGAGGAACGGTGCGCCAGGGGATGGCTCGCGCACCGTCCGGCTGAGCCCCGGCCGCCGTGAACGCAGAGCCGTCTCCTCGGTGGGATCCAGCTGCCTGGTTGCCTGCAGTCCGCAGCCCAGCTCCTTTCTGGGCTGCCGGCCGGCCGGGCGCCGGCGACCACTTCCGGGTCGATGCCGGCAGGAGCGAGGCCTGTTGGGAGAGCGCTGCGCGCCCCGCGGCCCGGCGCCCTCTGGCGGCGAGGAGCCGCCGTGACTGCAGAGCACAGACGGGTCTCTGCCCCTGAGAGCTCTCAGAGCGCGAGCCCATCGCGCGTGCGCCCCAGTTCCCAGCGCGGAGCAGACCTGAGAGCGGGCTTGCAGGTAACGACCCTCTGAAACTCGGACTTCCAGCTCCAGTGATTAAACGACATCTGTAAACACCTTCTACCATTTAGGCAAACTCAGCAGTccagtttattttaatttcatgtagGCATTTTTTTTCACGGGCCTAATACATTTTAAcgttcatcccccacccccaactccctcccctctcccatccccaggTACTCAGGAATTGCGAAATACAAGGCGGGAAACATTAATACAGAGATAGATTTATTCCTGAAATTTCATAATACTGTATAACAAAGTCATATTTGTGATTTGGGGTTATTTGCTCGTGGCATTCCGGGGGCAATCAAATCTTTTGAATATCTGGTGTATTCAATCACTGGGGTAGGTAATCTGGAGGAATAGAAGTGGTCCTTGTCGTCAAGGACCTTGCCAGTAATTGGGGAGATGAGTTCTTGGATCATGAGTGAGTATTTAATAATGCAAGTCAGTATGGGATATGGTACAATGCAGATTATTATACATATCAGGGGAAGGAAGGGTCACTGAGGGTTGAGGCAGTTAAGGGGGACCTCATAGAGAAGGTCTTTCTGCTGTGTCTTCAAGAAGGAATGTTTCTATTCCCTTccatctcctctccccttctccccaaacACCCCGGAAAAGACAGCAGAGGTAGAGATGTATGTCCAGACAACCTTCTAATAGAATTGCTTGGGAATGTGTTTTATGTgtggttgtttttggttttagtaAATTTGCCTTCAGTGGTCTGCATAGAATTACATATAGGAAAATTAAGTATCTGACAGCAGCACTGAGTGTGTATAAGAGCGTTTGTGCCAGTTTCCTGTGAAGCCAGCTTCCTTCTCCATCTTGGTCCCTAGGAGCTCTGTGTGCACATGGCTGTCCTTTTTATTTTGGCCCAGGACGGATATCATTTGTACAGAGCTGCTCGTGGCTGCCCATCGTCAGTGATCCATATGTTGGTTATGGCCTTTCATCACCACAGCATCAGTCCCCAGGTATTTACAGGAATCTTCAAACTCCAGCCCAAAATCATGCCAACAGGAAACATATTGTGGCATCTCTCCTTTTCTGCTGTCggtacagatttcttttttttcctttattttttaatttttaatttttttggtctttttagggttgcacccatggcatatggagaggttcccaggctaggcatcgaatcagagctgtagctgcctgcctataccacagccacagcgatgccagatccgagccacatctgcaacctataccacagctcaccgcaacaccggatccttaacccactgaacgaggccagggatgaaacctgcgtcctcatggatgctagtcagatccgtttccactgagccacgacaggaactcccagatttctttgGAATGCAGAGGGACTCATCGTTTAGATGTGCGGCTTTGTTCATGATGAACTGAGTTCATGGTTTAGCTCATGAAGCAAAAGTTTGATTTAGGATCCAAGTGTCCACAGAGCGAACTGGGCACGTCCCTAGGATCCTAGAACGCTGGCCACTTGCTGCGGCTCTGCTTCCCACAGAAAAGGAGCATAAGTGGGTGCTGCCATCCTTGTCCTCCCAGACCATCCCTTGTGCTCAGGGACGGTTAGAAGATCACAGGATGCTCTGGGGAAACATCCCCGCCATGTAGCTGAGAACTGAGATGAGACGTGGGTGATGAAGGCACCAAGCATGATTCTGAAGACTTGCTGTGACAGTTCAGAGAGGAAGTTTACTCTGCAGCATAATCTGGAATGTTCAGGGCAGTAAGAACCTGACCTTGGAAGTGGGCTTGGTGCCACCTGCCCAGATGGTCTGGAGTGAGGAGGTAGCCAGCAGTGCCTTCCGGATTCTGAAGTGGATGTGAGGAGGCGGGGCTCTCGGATGAACACGCCAGTGCACTTGTCATTTTGACTGGCATGAGCtgctgcctggggcctggggcgaGCCTTAGTCTCCACACCCggtggtggggtgtgtgtgtgtgtgtgtggtgggtgtgtgtgtgtggtgggtgtgGTGAGGGGGTGCACTGGCTGCCAGGCCGCATCACTCACCACCTCCGatatccttctttctttccttctgatcaTTTCTTGAAACATTCTAGGCATCTTGCCAGAGTGCTGGGGATAACAGGACGCATAGACACTGTAATTCTCCTCAGGGGACCCAGTCTAGTTACAGGAGAGAGACATTGTTGTGTCCtggtttgatatgatttcagatCCACTTGACGTAAGTGGATTTCATCCACTTCTTTatgacaaagaccaaaaaaatttgtgtttaGAGGCAACGTTGCTCTGGTGAAACTGAAGCAGACCACATCACGCTGACATTGTCTTATCTGTTGTCTTGAGGAGCGCTTAGCAGCTTAGCTGCCGAGGGGCCCATGGGGGCTCATTGATAAGAATATGTTGGAAGCCTCCATGGCTAGAGGATAGTTAGATTCTAAATACCGAGGGGTTTGTGAGGAgtgtctgggagtttccatccaGGAAGAAGTCATTGTCTGCCAGTTGAGCTCTCTGAAGATCTCGGGGCACTTGTCCTGCTGTGGCCAGGCTGCTCAGGGCTGGCAGTGGTGGCAGAGGGCACGGTCTCAGGAGACAGGGCCCGTGTGTCCCTGCCGCAGAGATGAGCTGGTCTGGGCTGTGGTGCCAGCCAAGGGGGAAGGTCCCTGCCTCGCCTGCCCCCTGACACCCCCACCTTCATTCCCTAGCTCTGGCGACAGGGGGCTCTTGTTCTGAGCTGGCAGCTGGAAGTCAGCTCGCAGTGGTTCTCCCATATACCAGCCTGGCCCGTATAAAGGCACCGCTCGAGCTGCACTtggactttctttctttcatctcccCTTGCCTGGAATAATTGTGtcattaatctctctctctctctctttttgtttcttttcgcttttttggctgccccatggcatatggaattctcaggtcaggatcagatccaagccacagttgtgacctaagctgcagctgcgtcaatgctggatccttatcccactgagtgaggccagggatcgaatctgcatcttcctggatactagtctggttcgtttccgctgagccgccgTGGCAACTCCCGGTGTATGTTGTTTCTTAACGGGCTTACTAAGAGACATTACCCTGTGTGCTGTTCACTTGTCAGATTCCCACTGTGAATCTGTGCTCAATACACTGTTAGCAAAGACGATCTCAGTCTCTGGGCTTCATTTGCCCCTGAAACAGAACAGACACGTAATTGGATAAATATAAGTAAACGTGATCACATGGGGTGTGATGGTTGCAGGAGAAATACAGGGACATGAGAACTCAGAGGAATGGGGCCACCTGGGACATTGAGTGGTGCTGATAAAGTCTTCATGGAAGGTTTACTCTTgagttggaaaaagaaaaagtaattttaggtGAATGGGAGGGGGTACAGAGAGCAAAGAGGATGGGGGGTCTTTTAGGCGGAGGAGCAGTGAGAAACAGGGCCGGGGAGTGTAGCAGGAGGACATGATGGAGG from the Sus scrofa isolate TJ Tabasco breed Duroc chromosome 9, Sscrofa11.1, whole genome shotgun sequence genome contains:
- the SNX19 gene encoding sorting nexin-19 isoform X1: MEAEAAALSQEPAAEPSCSLGHLFSSRKLLAVGAVLGWLLVIHLLVNVWLLCLLSALLLVLGGWLGSDAIVGASGRLHLERFIPLAICPPNPEAERQLEQEIDRTIRLIMRDFVSSWYRTVSQEPAFEEEMEAAMRGLVQELRRRMAMVDRHALAQRVLTLCGCHLQSYIQAKEATAGKQSGTVEPSQLWEAYCRTTAPHPAVQSPSTEVTYTREIVDLLLKGLVPKPHLETRTGRHVVVELITCNVILPLISKLSDPDWIHLVLVGIFSKARNNPAGTMKPLCQASTLEQPSVPTSLPLIVEVQSLPKVRAPSPAAVPVLLDCSEPDGPSHLSPEVEEGREALEGDLGVVLEERRVGNNPSHFLQPGITGPLFLSEDAELESPLSELGKETIMLMTPGNFLSDKIPNVLCVLGGSHSLEAKDAEGSEGVEEAEAEEGPGTETDSGLLVSMLNTCPEIHIDTADKEVEQGDVTSLATLLASPERTCPPRPPCLEKELTNGVSALDPSLPQVLLSSSPPGPLSAATFSFEPLSSPDGPVVIQNLRITGTITAREHSGTGFHPYTLYTVKYETALEGESSSGLQQLAYHTVNRRYREFLNLQTRLEEKSDLRKLLKNVKGPKKLFPDLPFGNMDSDRVEARKSLLESFLKQLCAIPEIANSEEVQEFLALNTDARIAFVKKPFVVSRIDKMVVSAIVDTLKTAFPRSEPQSPTEELSEAETESKPQAEGKKASKSRLRFSSSKIAPALNIAEAHEKILYCLQEGSVESEVLSMSGMESFIEKQTKLLEMQPAEAPGKDSEQISKECVDGFEAEAAVPAQDLSNNDAGAETALANTALDLLLLLLMEQWRWLCTENVQKVLHLIFGTLIQRWLEVQVANLTCPQRWVQYLRLLQESIWPGGVLPKYPRPVRTQEQKVAAEEQALQSLMGVLPDIVVEILGVNKCRLSWSLVLESLQQPLINRHLIYCLWDLILEFLDLNASVEESAMTTSASETPSNPKKMGVSP
- the SNX19 gene encoding sorting nexin-19 isoform X5 codes for the protein MEAEAAALSQEPAAEPSCSLGHLFSSRKLLAVGAVLGWLLVIHLLVNVWLLCLLSALLLVLGGWLGSDAIVGASGRLHLERFIPLAICPPNPEAERQLEQEIDRTIRLIMRDFVSSWYRTVSQEPAFEEEMEAAMRGLVQELRRRMAMVDRHALAQRVLTLCGCHLQSYIQAKEATAGKQSGTVEPSQLWEAYCRTTAPHPAVQSPSTEVTYTREIVDLLLKGLVPKPHLETRTGRHVVVELITCNVILPLISKLSDPDWIHLVLVGIFSKARNNPAGTMKPLCQASTLEQPSVPTSLPLIVEVQSLPKVRAPSPAAVPVLLDCSEPDGPSHLSPEVEEGREALEGDLGVVLEERRVGNNPSHFLQPGITGPLFLSEDAELESPLSELGKETIMLMTPGNFLSDKIPNVLCVLGGSHSLEAKDAEGSEGVEEAEAEEGPGTETDSGLLVSMLNTCPEIHIDTADKEVEQGDVTSLATLLASPERTCPPRPPCLEKELTNGVSALDPSLPQVLLSSSPPGPLSAATFSFEPLSSPDGPVVIQNLRITGTITAREHSGTGFHPYTLYTVKYETALEGESSSGLQQLAYHTVNRRYREFLNLQTRLEEKSDLRKLLKNVKGPKKLFPDLPFGNMDSDRVEARKSLLESFLKQLCAIPEIANSEEVQEFLALNTDARIAFVKKPFVVSRIDKMVVSAIVDTLKTAFPRSEPQSPTEELSEAETESKPQAEGKKASKSRLRFSSSKIAPALNIAEAHEKILYCLQEGSVESEVLSMSGMESFIEKQTKLLEMQPAEAPGKDSEQISKECVDGFEAEAAVPAQDLSNNDAGAETALANTALDLLLLLLMEQWRWLCTENVQKVLHLIFGTLIQRYCCGNPGCEQVPAELESGSGVAAATPHQQAFDLLPLGPHPGILGSQCLC
- the SNX19 gene encoding sorting nexin-19 isoform X2; this translates as MEAEAAALSQEPAAEPSCSLGHLFSSRKLLAVGAVLGWLLVIHLLVNVWLLCLLSALLLVLGGWLGSDAIVGASGRLHLERFIPLAICPPNPEAERQLEQEIDRTIRLIMRDFVSSWYRTVSQEPAFEEEMEAAMRGLVQELRRRMAMVDRHALAQRVLTLCGCHLQSYIQAKEATAGKQSGTVEPSQLWEAYCRTTAPHPAVQSPSTEVTYTREIVDLLLKGLVPKPHLETRTGRHVVVELITCNVILPLISKLSDPDWIHLVLVGIFSKARNNPAGTMKPLCQASTLEQPSVPTSLPLIVEVQSLPKVRAPSPAAVPVLLDCSEPDGPSHLSPEVEEGREALEGDLGVVLEERRVGNNPSHFLQPGITGPLFLSEDAELESPLSELGKETIMLMTPGNFLSDKIPNVLCVLGGSHSLEAKDAEGSEGVEEAEAEEGPGTETDSGLLVSMLNTCPEIHIDTADKEVEQGDVTSLATLLASPERTCPPRPPCLEKELTNGVSALDPSLPQVLLSSSPPGPLSAATFSFEPLSSPDGPVVIQNLRITGTITAREHSGTGFHPYTLYTVKYETALEGESSSGLQQLAYHTVNRRYREFLNLQTRLEEKSDLRKLLKNVKGPKKLFPDLPFGNMDSDRVEARKSLLESFLKQLCAIPEIANSEEVQEFLALNTDARIAFVKKPFVVSRIDKMVVSAIVDTLKTAFPRSEPQSPTEELSEAETESKPQAEGKKASKSRLRFSSSKIAPALNIAEAHEKILYCLQEGSVESEVLSMSGMESFIEKQTKLLEMQPAEAPGKDSEQISKECVDGFEAEAAVPAQDLSNNDAGE